GGTCACGAGTTCGACATTCAGGCAATGTTTGATCGGGGCCAGCACCCCGCACGCGGGCGCCGCGGCGGCAAAGAGGGCGGGCGTACAACGATCCAGCGCGATGATGGCACTCCGATGCATGTGAAAGGTAAACAATTCGTCCCCCATGGCGCACGTGTCGAAATGGCATTTCCGGGCGGTGCCGGTTATGGTGATCCGTCCGAGCGCGATCCTGCCTTGGTCCGCCGTGATCTGGCGCGGGGCTATATCTCGGCCCAATCTGCGGCGGATGATTATGGACTGTCCCAGGACACAATCGCCTCCGTTCTGAACGCCGCAGCAAAAGGAGAGACCCCTTGACCGCACTCGCCCCCAACCCGTTCACCGCCGCCCTTGCCAAGGGTGACAAGCAAATCGGCATATGGGTCAGTCTGTCCAGCAACTTTGCCGCCGAAGTGGTGGCACCTGCGGGCTTTGACTGGGCGCTGGTCGATATGGAACACAGCCCGAATGACTATTTCAGCGTGCTTGGCCAGCTTCAGGTTTTTGCCTCAAGTGGCACAACCGCCATTGTCAGGGTCGAATGGAACGATGCCGTCGCCGTGAAACGGCTGCTTGATCTGGGCGCGCCGGGTCTTCTGTTTCCGATGATCCAATCGGTGGAAGAGGCCAGAGCCGCTGTCGCCGCCACCCGCTATCCGCCGCATGGCGTGCGCGGGTTTTCCGGTGGGACACGCGCGAATAAATTTGGCCGCGTGACTGACTACATTGATCGCATTGAACAAGAGACAACTGTCCTGCTCCAACTGGAATCCCGCGCTGCTATCGAACAGGCGGAAGAGATTGCGGATATAGAAGGTGTCAGCGGGCTGTTCTTTGGGCCAGCCGACATCGCCGCAGACATCGGCAAACTGGGAAAACCGCTCGATGCCGAAGTTTGGGACCTCATCCGCCCCGCCGCGAAGAAACTGATGGCCAAGGGGATGCCGGTTGGCACGCTGGTCAACGATGCTGCCTTCGCCAAAGAGCTTTTGAACGAGGGTTTCAACTTTGTCGCTTGCGGTACGGATACGGTTTTGCTGGCGCGGGCCAGTGATGCTCTGCTCGCGGCAGTCAAGTAAGAACCCATGTGCAGACGCGTGTCAGCCTTGCGAATTGGTAA
The Sulfitobacter noctilucicola DNA segment above includes these coding regions:
- a CDS encoding HpcH/HpaI aldolase family protein; the protein is MTALAPNPFTAALAKGDKQIGIWVSLSSNFAAEVVAPAGFDWALVDMEHSPNDYFSVLGQLQVFASSGTTAIVRVEWNDAVAVKRLLDLGAPGLLFPMIQSVEEARAAVAATRYPPHGVRGFSGGTRANKFGRVTDYIDRIEQETTVLLQLESRAAIEQAEEIADIEGVSGLFFGPADIAADIGKLGKPLDAEVWDLIRPAAKKLMAKGMPVGTLVNDAAFAKELLNEGFNFVACGTDTVLLARASDALLAAVK